In Raphanus sativus cultivar WK10039 chromosome 5, ASM80110v3, whole genome shotgun sequence, the following proteins share a genomic window:
- the LOC130512759 gene encoding uncharacterized protein LOC130512759: protein MSSGGYYRSWMDKPHLDPNTKLLTEEYVQGIKEFMRLVQQQPDAKNGMLRCPCSSCNNNKVIEEFNVWTHLYMKGFSRNYKVWYLHGETGYEYGSTSEPQPISEFQPDIRLEESRTDIDYGVGTEQMVHDHYRGEEPNPESRRFFDMLDAGKQPLYQNCRDGHSALSSATRLMGIKTDYNLAEECMDAITDFVKDILPEDNVAPGSYYEVQKLVAGLQLPYE, encoded by the coding sequence ATGTCTTCAGGAGGTTATTATCGTTCATGGATGGATAaacctcatttggatcccaacaccaaattgcttacggaagaatacgTTCAAGGGATTAAAGAATTCATGAGGCTTGTTCAACAACAACCAGATGCAAAAAATGGTATGTTAAGATGTCCCTGCTCTAGTTGcaataataataaagttataGAAGAATTTAATGTTTGGACTCATTTGTATATGAAAGGGTTTTCACGTAATTATAAAGTTTGGTATCTTCATGGGGAAACCGGTTATGAatatggtagtactagcgaacctcagcctaTTAGTGAATTTCAGCCGGATATTAGGTTAGAAGAATCTAGAACGGAtatagattatggtgtaggtactgagcagatggtacATGATCATTATAGAGGGGAAGAACCAAATCCCGAATCTAGGAGATTTTTTGACATGTTGGATGCAGGAAAACAACCTTTGTATCAAAATtgtagagatggtcattcagcctTATCATCTGCAACTAGATTAATGGGTATTAAGACAGACTATAATTTGGCTGAAGAATGTATGGATGCGATTACTGATTTTGTTAAAGAcattctacctgaggataatgttgCACCGGGTTCATACTACGAAGTTCAGAAACTGGTTGCCGGTCTTCAACTACCGTACGAATGA